The proteins below are encoded in one region of Micromonospora sp. DSM 45708:
- a CDS encoding HD domain-containing protein: MTSDALRRALTEPGDPPLLPLPGVAVELLAAVSAPPRLGAHLRLVHDVAWHLTAAFAERFAAVPFDRQAVLFGAAVHDLGKVEHPAELTGPGSAHEEAGYQLLLRFGVPEERARFAVTHAAWHSPGVQLEDLLVSLADKVWKGRRVTDLEQLVVDRLADITGQEPWQTFLDLDDVLADLAAGADHRLAFQAEHPVHD; encoded by the coding sequence GTGACCTCCGACGCGTTGCGCCGCGCCCTGACCGAACCGGGCGACCCGCCGCTGCTCCCGCTGCCCGGGGTGGCGGTCGAGCTGCTGGCCGCCGTGTCCGCGCCGCCCCGGCTCGGTGCGCACCTGCGGCTGGTGCACGACGTCGCCTGGCACCTCACCGCCGCGTTCGCCGAGCGTTTCGCCGCGGTCCCGTTCGACCGGCAGGCGGTGCTGTTCGGCGCCGCGGTGCACGACCTCGGCAAGGTCGAGCACCCGGCCGAGCTGACCGGTCCCGGGTCCGCGCACGAGGAGGCGGGCTACCAGTTGCTGCTGCGCTTCGGCGTGCCCGAGGAGCGGGCCCGCTTCGCGGTCACCCACGCCGCCTGGCACTCGCCCGGCGTGCAACTGGAGGATCTGCTGGTCAGCCTCGCCGACAAGGTGTGGAAGGGCCGCCGGGTCACCGACCTGGAGCAGCTCGTGGTGGACCGGCTCGCCGACATCACCGGGCAGGAGCCCTGGCAGACGTTTCTGGACCTCGACGACGTGCTCGCCGACCTGGCCGCCGGCGCGGACCACCGGCTCGCCTTCCAGGCCGAGCATCCGGTGCACGACTGA
- a CDS encoding LpqB family beta-propeller domain-containing protein translates to MIELNRRTLLRAAALTGVAATTGLAGGMAAATPAAAAEAVNGPWLVSVGWGVRQVDPGHTTPRWLLEDGDNAKTSPDGRYVAWVNTAWSGDGTLLPYVAVHDRVTAQKRTLLADPPGVHYGAPTWSPDGREIALVTGEQEDTLIAVDVATGATRVLVQGHVMRDPDWSRDGSMIVVQWRSRSEGWQLRVLELATGTARRLYAPQAGERVSGPVFTPDSQRVVFCTTRWYPDRDTYNQSLASVRLGGTGLKKLTDEPRFYLSPVFSPDGRYCAALSIPPANQEYPDGGNIIVSTSGFGEPWWIPGDEYDDSSRLDWARAI, encoded by the coding sequence ATGATCGAGTTGAATCGTCGTACCCTGCTGCGCGCCGCCGCGCTCACCGGCGTGGCCGCCACGACCGGACTGGCCGGCGGGATGGCCGCCGCGACACCGGCCGCCGCCGCCGAGGCCGTCAACGGGCCGTGGCTGGTCAGCGTCGGCTGGGGCGTGCGCCAGGTCGACCCGGGCCACACCACCCCACGATGGCTGCTGGAGGACGGCGACAACGCCAAGACCTCACCGGACGGCCGGTACGTGGCCTGGGTGAACACCGCCTGGTCGGGCGACGGCACGCTGCTGCCGTACGTGGCGGTCCACGACCGGGTCACCGCGCAGAAGCGCACGCTGCTCGCCGACCCGCCCGGCGTCCACTACGGCGCACCCACCTGGTCGCCGGACGGCAGGGAGATCGCCCTGGTCACCGGCGAGCAGGAGGACACGCTGATCGCGGTCGACGTGGCGACCGGCGCCACCCGGGTGCTGGTCCAGGGGCACGTCATGCGGGACCCGGACTGGTCCCGGGACGGCTCCATGATCGTCGTGCAGTGGCGCAGCCGTTCCGAGGGTTGGCAACTGCGCGTGCTGGAGCTGGCGACCGGCACCGCGCGGCGGCTCTACGCGCCGCAGGCGGGCGAGCGGGTCAGCGGGCCGGTGTTCACGCCCGACTCCCAGCGCGTGGTGTTCTGCACCACCCGCTGGTATCCCGACCGGGACACCTACAACCAGTCGTTGGCATCGGTGCGGCTCGGCGGCACCGGGCTGAAGAAGCTCACCGACGAACCGCGGTTCTACCTGTCGCCGGTGTTCTCCCCGGACGGGCGCTACTGCGCCGCGCTGTCCATCCCACCCGCCAACCAGGAATACCCCGACGGCGGCAACATCATCGTCTCCACCAGCGGCTTCGGCGAGCCGTGGTGGATCCCCGGCGACGAGTACGACGACTCCTCCCGGCTGGACTGGGCACGGGCGATCTGA
- a CDS encoding class I SAM-dependent methyltransferase, which yields MAEPPIGTSAHRAQAHGRHANHHSYHDGAQVDGYVDDPYHRVRRAVAARLVADGVTGGGPVLELGCGPRGMLDPAALPGPLVLADTAETALGTARRAAGGRALPVCLDATRGLPFRAGSFAGLLAGELIEHVYDPLALLRECHRVLAPDGLLVLTTPNLAPVQDRVAFLAGRAPRQVDPLHPYLWLHIRPFTASLLRRTLRSAGFLPLAMRSNEVGWRLPGGRWITSRWLARAAPGLGGSLICAARRCGTPPPPAKRGVIAH from the coding sequence ATGGCCGAGCCGCCCATCGGGACGTCCGCGCACCGCGCGCAGGCGCACGGCCGGCACGCCAACCACCACAGCTACCACGACGGCGCGCAGGTCGACGGGTACGTCGACGACCCGTACCACCGGGTGCGCCGTGCCGTCGCGGCCCGGCTGGTGGCCGACGGGGTGACCGGCGGCGGGCCGGTGCTGGAACTCGGCTGCGGGCCGCGCGGCATGCTCGACCCGGCCGCGCTGCCCGGCCCGCTGGTGCTGGCCGACACGGCCGAGACCGCGCTGGGCACGGCCCGGCGGGCGGCCGGCGGCCGGGCGCTGCCGGTCTGCCTGGACGCCACCCGGGGCCTGCCGTTCCGGGCGGGCAGCTTCGCCGGGCTGCTCGCGGGCGAGCTGATCGAACACGTCTACGATCCGCTCGCGCTGCTGCGGGAGTGCCACCGCGTGCTGGCCCCGGACGGCCTGCTGGTGCTCACCACCCCCAACCTGGCGCCGGTGCAGGACCGGGTGGCGTTCCTCGCCGGCCGGGCGCCGCGCCAGGTCGACCCGCTGCACCCCTACCTCTGGCTGCACATCCGCCCGTTCACCGCGTCGCTGCTGCGGCGCACGCTGCGCAGCGCCGGGTTCCTCCCGCTGGCGATGCGGTCCAACGAGGTCGGTTGGCGGCTGCCGGGCGGCCGGTGGATCACCTCGCGGTGGCTGGCCCGGGCGGCGCCGGGGCTCGGCGGCTCGCTGATCTGCGCCGCCCGCCGGTGCGGCACACCGCCGCCACCGGCGAAACGGGGCGTGATCGCGCATTGA
- a CDS encoding sulfurtransferase TusA family protein yields MTSYADLAREIDRGTRPELLRAWVLDVLADVADGRRPLRAVRHPLGFTCLPVERDGPDGICVHAWPADPPPVRPTTSTMHSHSWDLLSHVLHGTVRNELIDVTDAPADPSWRIYEVHSLGEVDEVAATDRLVTAMTATVETHSAGDSYALRAGGFHTSEVTAGVPAVTVALGRTTPGACDLSLGAVDGRSHRVRRDRCDTAETARMARQIARLVARG; encoded by the coding sequence ATGACCAGCTACGCCGACCTGGCACGGGAGATCGACCGGGGCACCCGGCCGGAGCTGCTGCGCGCCTGGGTGCTGGACGTGCTCGCCGACGTCGCCGACGGACGCCGCCCGCTGCGCGCGGTCCGGCACCCGCTCGGCTTCACCTGCCTGCCGGTGGAGCGCGACGGCCCCGACGGGATCTGCGTGCACGCGTGGCCGGCCGACCCGCCGCCGGTGCGCCCGACCACCTCGACCATGCACTCGCACAGCTGGGACCTGCTCAGCCACGTGCTGCACGGCACGGTCCGCAACGAGCTGATCGACGTCACCGACGCGCCCGCCGACCCGTCGTGGCGGATCTACGAGGTGCACAGCCTCGGCGAGGTCGACGAGGTGGCCGCCACCGACCGGCTGGTCACCGCGATGACCGCCACCGTGGAGACGCACTCTGCCGGCGACTCGTACGCGCTGCGCGCCGGCGGCTTCCACACCTCGGAGGTCACCGCCGGCGTGCCGGCGGTGACCGTGGCGCTCGGCCGGACCACACCCGGCGCGTGCGACCTGAGCCTCGGCGCGGTGGACGGGCGCAGCCACCGGGTTCGCCGGGACCGCTGCGACACGGCGGAGACCGCACGGATGGCGCGCCAGATCGCGCGACTGGTGGCACGGGGCTGA
- a CDS encoding inositol monophosphatase family protein yields the protein MDVEPNRGGPDLRDAHRFAVEAARAAGRLLRRGIRGEVHARAKDDSGDLVTDLDLAAERLIVDRIRARWPEHGVIAEEGGEYAPDTTWAWLVDPLDGTNNVAIGLPAYVVGIALCERGSPVLGVVHDPVAGRTWSARRGHGAFVHDSDPAGRPLRAAHRPVPAAPVLAWTQGHGVRRDDSTARALKVVLDTTARRVLQLWAPLLSWVMLARGDIDGIVGYRPEAVDLPAGMLLAVEAGMVVRALDGGTFDDRYGCPADRRSFVAGPPETIDRLVKLVTAAQWIEPQVRQLTPISLGTVGW from the coding sequence ATGGACGTGGAGCCGAACAGGGGCGGGCCCGACCTGCGCGACGCGCACCGGTTCGCGGTGGAGGCCGCCCGGGCGGCCGGCCGGCTGCTGCGCCGGGGCATCCGGGGCGAGGTGCACGCCCGGGCCAAGGACGACTCCGGCGACCTGGTCACCGACCTCGACCTGGCCGCCGAGCGGCTGATCGTCGACCGCATCCGGGCCCGCTGGCCGGAGCACGGGGTGATCGCCGAGGAGGGCGGTGAGTACGCCCCGGACACCACCTGGGCGTGGCTGGTCGACCCGCTCGACGGCACCAACAACGTGGCGATCGGCCTGCCGGCGTACGTGGTGGGCATCGCGCTGTGCGAGCGCGGCTCACCGGTGCTCGGCGTGGTGCACGACCCGGTCGCCGGCCGGACCTGGTCGGCGCGGCGCGGCCACGGCGCGTTCGTGCACGACTCGGACCCGGCCGGGCGTCCGCTGCGCGCCGCCCACCGGCCGGTGCCGGCCGCGCCGGTGCTGGCCTGGACCCAGGGCCACGGGGTACGCCGCGACGACAGCACCGCCCGGGCGTTGAAGGTCGTGCTCGACACCACCGCCCGCCGGGTGCTGCAACTGTGGGCGCCGCTGTTGTCCTGGGTGATGCTGGCCCGGGGCGACATCGACGGCATCGTCGGCTACCGCCCCGAGGCGGTCGACCTGCCGGCCGGAATGCTGCTGGCCGTCGAGGCCGGCATGGTGGTCCGCGCGCTGGACGGCGGCACGTTCGACGACCGCTACGGATGCCCGGCCGACCGGCGCAGCTTCGTGGCCGGCCCGCCGGAGACGATCGACCGGCTGGTCAAACTGGTCACCGCGGCACAGTGGATCGAACCGCAGGTCCGCCAACTCACCCCGATCAGCCTCGGCACGGTCGGTTGGTGA
- a CDS encoding methyltransferase domain-containing protein, whose amino-acid sequence MSARSEPGLRALQARTRTSPASATSVPAGVEAFGTALRERAGSHWLVQADGVRRRLPVERWHGPAEAATATVVARCHGPALDLGCGPGRLTAALARAGLAALGVDVCPRAVALTRARGAVAVRADLFDPLPAEGRWRHVVLLDGNIGIGGDPARLLRRCRELLHPEGTVLVELDPPGSGTWQGRAHVVSGRRRGPSFGWARLDTRAVHGPATDAGLSVRDLRPAGGRWFAELAVA is encoded by the coding sequence GTGAGCGCGAGGAGCGAGCCGGGCCTGCGAGCCCTCCAGGCGCGAACCCGGACCAGCCCGGCGAGCGCGACCAGCGTGCCGGCGGGTGTGGAGGCCTTCGGCACCGCGCTGCGCGAGCGCGCCGGCAGCCACTGGCTGGTGCAGGCCGACGGCGTTCGCCGACGGCTGCCGGTGGAGCGGTGGCACGGCCCGGCGGAGGCGGCGACCGCCACGGTGGTGGCCCGCTGCCACGGCCCGGCGCTGGACCTGGGGTGCGGGCCGGGCCGGCTCACCGCGGCGCTCGCCCGGGCCGGCCTGGCCGCGCTCGGCGTCGACGTCTGCCCACGGGCGGTGGCGCTGACCCGGGCGCGCGGCGCGGTCGCGGTGCGCGCCGACCTGTTCGACCCGCTGCCGGCCGAGGGCCGGTGGCGGCACGTCGTGCTGTTGGACGGCAACATCGGCATCGGCGGCGACCCGGCACGGCTGCTGCGCCGGTGCCGGGAACTGCTGCACCCGGAGGGCACCGTGCTGGTCGAGCTGGACCCGCCCGGAAGCGGCACCTGGCAGGGCCGGGCGCACGTGGTCTCCGGCCGGCGCCGGGGACCCAGCTTCGGCTGGGCGCGGCTGGACACCCGGGCGGTGCACGGCCCGGCCACGGACGCCGGGCTGTCCGTGCGGGACCTGCGCCCGGCGGGCGGCCGGTGGTTCGCCGAGCTGGCCGTGGCCTGA
- a CDS encoding TIGR04282 family arsenosugar biosynthesis glycosyltransferase, whose amino-acid sequence MTVLLVVAKAPVPGAVKTRLCPPATPAQAARIAAAALRDTLDAVAATGGVTPVLALAGCLADAEDGVELAATVAGWPVLPQRGDGFADRLAHAHADVAHAYPGRPVLQIGMDTPQVTPALLADGVRRLSAPGVEAVLGPAADGGWWALGLRDPRRAAALRAVPMSTADTGRLTYAALLGAGLRVGALPALRDVDDWADARAVAQTIPGSRFAREVAALRPTLTAGGSR is encoded by the coding sequence GTGACCGTCCTGCTGGTGGTGGCGAAGGCCCCGGTGCCGGGCGCGGTCAAGACGCGGCTGTGCCCGCCGGCCACCCCGGCGCAGGCGGCCCGGATCGCCGCCGCCGCGCTGCGCGACACGCTGGACGCGGTCGCCGCCACCGGGGGTGTGACGCCGGTGCTGGCGCTGGCCGGATGCCTGGCCGACGCCGAGGACGGCGTGGAACTCGCCGCCACGGTCGCCGGCTGGCCGGTGTTGCCGCAGCGGGGCGACGGCTTCGCCGACCGGCTCGCCCACGCGCACGCCGACGTGGCGCACGCGTACCCGGGGCGGCCGGTGCTCCAGATCGGCATGGACACCCCGCAGGTGACGCCGGCGCTGCTCGCCGACGGCGTACGCCGGTTGTCGGCGCCCGGCGTCGAGGCGGTGCTCGGCCCGGCGGCGGACGGCGGCTGGTGGGCGCTGGGGTTGCGCGACCCGCGCCGGGCGGCGGCGCTGCGCGCGGTGCCGATGTCCACCGCCGACACCGGCCGGCTCACCTACGCGGCGTTGCTCGGCGCGGGCCTGCGGGTGGGTGCCCTGCCCGCGCTGCGCGACGTGGACGACTGGGCCGACGCCCGGGCGGTGGCCCAGACTATCCCCGGCAGCCGGTTCGCCCGTGAGGTCGCCGCGCTGCGGCCGACGCTGACGGCGGGCGGTTCCCGGTGA
- a CDS encoding glycosyltransferase family 2 protein has product MRTQIDVVLPCLDEAAALPGVLNALPPGYRAIVVDNGSRDGSPEVAARHGARVVHEPRRGYGAAVHTGLEAAGTELVCVLDADGSFDPAELPALVAPVAAGTADLAVGRRRPVSAGAWPWHARAGTALVAALLRQRGVPLRDLSPIRVARREALLALGVTDRAFGYPLELMIRAAAAGWRIHEHDVRYAPRAAGTKSKVSGSVRGTVRATRDFLTVLRTVDGRR; this is encoded by the coding sequence ATGCGGACACAGATCGACGTGGTGCTGCCGTGCCTGGACGAGGCCGCCGCCCTGCCCGGGGTGCTGAACGCGCTGCCGCCGGGCTACCGGGCGATCGTGGTGGACAACGGCTCCCGGGACGGCTCTCCCGAGGTGGCCGCCCGGCACGGCGCCCGGGTGGTGCACGAACCGCGTCGCGGATACGGCGCGGCCGTGCACACCGGGCTGGAGGCCGCCGGGACCGAGCTGGTCTGCGTCCTGGACGCGGACGGCTCGTTCGACCCGGCGGAGCTGCCGGCGCTGGTCGCCCCGGTCGCGGCCGGCACGGCCGACCTGGCGGTGGGGCGCCGCCGGCCGGTGTCGGCCGGTGCCTGGCCGTGGCACGCGCGGGCCGGCACCGCGCTGGTCGCCGCGCTGCTGCGACAGCGTGGGGTGCCGTTGCGCGACCTCAGCCCGATCCGGGTGGCCCGCCGCGAGGCGTTGCTGGCGCTCGGCGTCACCGACCGGGCGTTCGGCTACCCGCTGGAGCTGATGATCCGGGCGGCGGCGGCCGGCTGGCGGATCCACGAGCACGACGTCCGCTACGCCCCGCGCGCCGCCGGCACGAAGTCCAAGGTGTCCGGCTCGGTACGCGGCACGGTCCGGGCCACCCGCGATTTCCTCACCGTGCTGCGCACTGTGGACGGCCGGCGGTGA
- a CDS encoding NAD-dependent epimerase/dehydratase family protein, with amino-acid sequence MRVLVTGAAGFIGSQIADLLAAEGHEPVCLDALLPQAHGGALPEWSRRHDPTVGDVRDAGLLDRLLSGVDAVCHQAAMVGHGLDPSDAPDYAAHNDLGTAQLLAAMHRSGVRRLVLASSMVVYGEGRYTCVRHGVVRPAARRAADLAAGRYDPPCPGCGDTLAPALVPEDAPLEPRSTYAASKLAQEHYAAAWARQTGGGVWALRYHNVYGPRMPRDTPYAGVASLFRSALAAGRAPVVLEDGRQRRDFVHVTDVARANLLALTAPPPDGLVPVNVCSGEPHTVGDLATALARAMGGPEPEIAGGARSADVRHVVADPSRARDLLGFTARVTFTDGVTAFATDPLRSPAALSPQPA; translated from the coding sequence ATGCGGGTACTGGTCACCGGCGCGGCCGGCTTCATCGGATCGCAGATCGCCGACCTGTTGGCGGCCGAGGGCCACGAGCCGGTCTGCCTGGACGCGCTGCTGCCGCAGGCGCACGGCGGCGCGCTGCCGGAATGGTCCCGGCGGCACGACCCGACAGTCGGCGACGTCCGCGACGCCGGGCTGCTGGACCGGCTGCTGTCCGGCGTGGACGCGGTCTGCCACCAGGCGGCCATGGTCGGGCACGGGCTCGACCCGTCCGACGCGCCGGACTACGCCGCGCACAACGATCTCGGCACAGCGCAACTGCTGGCCGCCATGCACCGGTCCGGGGTACGCCGGCTGGTGCTGGCCAGCTCGATGGTGGTCTACGGCGAGGGTCGTTACACCTGCGTACGGCACGGGGTGGTGCGTCCCGCCGCGCGCCGCGCCGCCGACCTGGCCGCAGGCCGCTACGACCCGCCCTGCCCCGGCTGCGGCGACACGCTCGCCCCGGCGCTGGTGCCCGAGGACGCTCCGCTGGAGCCGCGCAGCACGTACGCGGCCAGCAAGCTCGCCCAGGAGCACTACGCCGCGGCGTGGGCCCGGCAGACCGGCGGCGGCGTGTGGGCGCTGCGCTACCACAACGTCTACGGCCCCCGGATGCCCCGCGACACCCCGTACGCCGGGGTGGCCTCGCTGTTCCGCTCGGCGCTGGCCGCCGGACGCGCGCCGGTCGTGCTGGAGGACGGCCGGCAGCGGCGGGACTTCGTGCACGTCACCGACGTGGCCCGGGCGAACCTGCTGGCGTTGACCGCGCCGCCACCGGACGGCCTGGTGCCGGTGAACGTCTGCTCCGGCGAGCCGCACACCGTGGGTGACCTGGCGACCGCGCTGGCCCGGGCCATGGGCGGCCCCGAACCGGAGATCGCCGGCGGCGCGCGGTCGGCCGACGTCCGGCACGTGGTGGCCGACCCGTCCCGCGCCCGCGACCTGCTCGGCTTCACCGCCCGGGTCACGTTCACCGACGGCGTGACCGCCTTCGCCACCGACCCTCTCCGCTCCCCCGCCGCCCTCTCCCCCCAACCCGCCTGA
- a CDS encoding molybdopterin-dependent oxidoreductase: protein MPTDDPPPGYAAPARFWRALDRHRPPGVDAADRAWRSPVRGPWLTSVLGAVLLAALPLVIVTGLLDWIAYGPRFGQAFPRDVGWLHPPVFDWPTRPAWLFRVTQGLHVTLGIVLVPVVLAKLWSVVPKLFAWPPARSAAQVLERLSLLLLVGGILFQSATGLLNIQYAYLFGFDFYTAHWFGAWIFTAALVVHVAVKLPRLVTALRGPGFARTPAARTRPEPADPDGLVARRPGPVTMSRRGVLALAGGGALLLAALTVGQSVDALRGTALLLPRGRRVGDGPTGFPVNRSAAAAGVTPDRTGSGWSLTLRAGDRTETLDRDRLLALPQHTATLPIACVEGWSTSQTWTGVRLRDLAAQVGAVDPAAARVRSLERGGLFSRATLHGGQVTDADALLALRVNGVDLSLDHGFPARIVVPALPGVHCTKWVEEIEFDG, encoded by the coding sequence GTGCCCACCGACGACCCGCCGCCGGGGTATGCCGCGCCGGCCCGGTTCTGGCGTGCCCTGGACCGTCACCGTCCACCGGGCGTGGACGCCGCCGACCGGGCCTGGCGCAGTCCGGTACGCGGACCGTGGCTGACCTCCGTGCTGGGCGCCGTGCTGCTGGCCGCCCTGCCGCTGGTGATCGTCACCGGGCTGCTCGACTGGATCGCCTACGGCCCCCGTTTCGGCCAGGCGTTCCCCCGGGACGTGGGGTGGCTGCACCCGCCGGTGTTCGACTGGCCGACCCGGCCGGCGTGGCTGTTCCGGGTCACGCAGGGGCTGCACGTGACGCTCGGGATCGTGCTGGTGCCGGTGGTGCTGGCCAAGCTCTGGTCGGTGGTGCCGAAGCTGTTCGCCTGGCCGCCCGCCCGTTCCGCCGCGCAGGTGCTGGAGCGGCTGTCGTTGCTGCTGCTGGTCGGCGGCATCCTGTTCCAGAGCGCGACCGGCCTGCTCAACATCCAGTACGCGTACCTGTTCGGCTTCGACTTCTACACCGCGCACTGGTTCGGCGCCTGGATCTTCACGGCGGCGCTGGTGGTGCACGTGGCGGTCAAGCTGCCCCGGCTGGTGACCGCGCTGCGCGGGCCGGGCTTCGCGCGTACCCCGGCGGCCCGGACCCGGCCGGAGCCGGCGGACCCGGACGGCCTGGTGGCCCGACGCCCCGGCCCGGTCACCATGAGCCGTCGCGGCGTGCTGGCGCTGGCCGGCGGCGGCGCGCTGTTGCTGGCCGCGCTGACCGTGGGGCAGAGCGTGGACGCGCTGCGGGGCACCGCGTTGCTGCTGCCGCGCGGCCGGCGGGTCGGCGACGGGCCGACGGGTTTCCCGGTCAACCGCAGCGCCGCCGCGGCCGGCGTCACGCCGGACCGGACCGGGTCGGGCTGGTCGCTGACGCTGCGCGCCGGCGACCGGACGGAGACGCTCGACCGCGACCGGCTGCTCGCGCTGCCGCAGCACACCGCCACGCTGCCGATCGCCTGCGTGGAGGGCTGGTCGACGTCGCAGACCTGGACCGGGGTACGCCTACGGGACCTCGCCGCGCAGGTCGGCGCCGTGGATCCCGCCGCGGCGCGGGTCCGCTCGCTGGAACGCGGCGGGCTGTTCAGCCGGGCCACCCTGCACGGCGGCCAGGTCACCGACGCGGACGCGCTGCTCGCGCTGCGGGTCAACGGCGTCGACCTGAGCCTCGACCACGGTTTCCCGGCCCGGATCGTGGTGCCGGCGCTGCCCGGTGTGCACTGCACCAAGTGGGTCGAGGAGATCGAGTTCGATGGCTGA
- a CDS encoding ISL3 family transposase produces the protein MRSVRVWARLFGVEQAVVEGVEFDAVEQVVVARVRVARGARRRCPFCRRRCPGYDAGVRRRWRALDLGVVRAVIEADAPRVSCRVHGVVVAAVPWARHGAGHTRAFDQAVAWLAVHAAKSVVSRLMRISWRTVGAIIARVWADSGAAVDRLDGLRRIGIDEVSYKKGHRYLSVVVDHDTGRLVWAAAGKSAATLHEFFDLLGPERAAAITHVSADGADWITTVVRRRCPNAVRCADPFHVVAWASDAVDRVRRQVWNAAAGRGTGRRGVAVGEARLVKNTRWALWKNPDNLTGAQRATLDWIAKNHPRLHRAWALKEGLRYVFTLAKTSPTTAVQALDQWIGWARRSRIDIFVDLQRRVVRHRDAIIASLEHGLSNGRIESVNAKIRLITRMAFGFHSPHALIALALLSLGGHRPQLPNR, from the coding sequence GTGCGTTCGGTAAGGGTATGGGCTCGGTTGTTCGGGGTCGAGCAGGCGGTGGTGGAGGGTGTCGAGTTCGATGCGGTCGAGCAGGTGGTGGTGGCTCGGGTGCGGGTGGCTCGGGGTGCTCGGCGGCGGTGTCCGTTTTGCCGGCGGCGGTGTCCTGGTTATGACGCGGGGGTGCGTCGGCGGTGGCGGGCGTTGGATCTGGGGGTGGTGCGGGCGGTGATCGAGGCCGATGCGCCGCGGGTGTCGTGTCGGGTGCATGGGGTGGTGGTCGCGGCGGTGCCGTGGGCCAGGCATGGGGCGGGGCATACCCGGGCGTTCGATCAGGCGGTGGCGTGGTTGGCGGTGCACGCGGCGAAGTCGGTGGTGTCGCGGTTGATGCGGATCAGTTGGCGCACGGTGGGTGCGATCATCGCGCGGGTGTGGGCTGATAGCGGCGCAGCGGTGGATCGCCTCGACGGGTTACGTCGTATCGGTATCGACGAGGTCAGCTACAAGAAAGGCCACCGGTATCTGAGCGTGGTGGTGGATCACGACACCGGCCGGCTGGTGTGGGCCGCTGCGGGCAAGAGCGCGGCTACGTTGCACGAGTTCTTCGACCTGCTCGGACCCGAGCGGGCAGCCGCGATCACCCACGTGTCGGCTGACGGCGCGGACTGGATCACCACCGTGGTGCGCCGTCGTTGCCCGAACGCGGTGCGCTGCGCCGACCCGTTCCACGTCGTGGCCTGGGCCAGCGACGCCGTGGACCGAGTCCGCCGGCAGGTATGGAACGCCGCCGCCGGTCGGGGAACAGGCCGTCGCGGTGTCGCCGTCGGCGAAGCGCGGCTGGTGAAGAACACCCGCTGGGCGTTGTGGAAGAACCCGGACAACCTCACCGGCGCACAACGGGCCACCCTCGACTGGATCGCCAAGAACCACCCCCGCCTACACCGAGCCTGGGCCCTCAAAGAAGGCCTGCGCTACGTGTTCACCCTGGCCAAAACCAGCCCCACCACAGCGGTCCAAGCCCTCGACCAATGGATCGGCTGGGCCCGCCGCAGCCGCATCGACATCTTCGTCGACCTGCAACGCCGCGTGGTCCGCCACCGCGACGCCATCATCGCCTCGCTCGAACACGGCCTGTCCAACGGCCGCATCGAATCCGTCAATGCCAAGATCCGCCTCATCACCCGGATGGCCTTCGGCTTCCACTCACCCCACGCCCTCATCGCCCTAGCCCTACTCAGCCTCGGCGGCCACCGCCCCCAACTCCCCAACCGATGA